A genomic region of Chryseobacterium sp. KACC 21268 contains the following coding sequences:
- a CDS encoding DNA gyrase/topoisomerase IV subunit A, whose protein sequence is MEESTHHEESLKKVSGLYKDWFLDYASYVILDRAIPSIFDGFKPVQRRIMHSMRELEDGRYNKVANVVGNTMKYHPHGDASITDAMVQLGQKELLIDTQGNWGNIYTGDSAAAARYIEARLTPFALDVVFNPKTTHWTKSYDGRNNEPIDLPVKFPLLLAQGVEGIGVGLSTKIMPHNFNELITASILYLKGKKFELFPDFLTEGMLDVTNYNDGKRGGKIRARARITQKDKHTLTITELPFSKNTGDLIDSIIKANERGKIKIKKIEDNTSDLVEINIHLHPDVSPDKTIDALYAFTDCEVPISPNACVIVGDKPMFLAVSDILKHNTDHTVSLLKRELEIELHELQENWHFSSLERIFIENRIYHDIEEVKSWEDVISTIDEGLKPHTKHLLRAVTEEDILRLTEIRIKRISRFDLDKFKENILALEGKIEQVKHHLENLIVYAIDYYTNIQKKYGKGKERKTELRIFDTIDASKVAVANEKFYVNREEGFIGTSLKKDEFLFDCSDIDDIITFQKDGTMKVVKVEGKTFIGKNIVHVAVWKKNDKRTVYNSIYREGREGPYYMKRFSVTGVTRNTDYKLASDKKGSEMLYFSANPNGEAEVVSVLLKPNARVRKNKIDIDFSEIAIKGRDSKGNLVTKYAVKKVDLKEEGVSTLAPRKIWFDDSVRRLNADGRGTLLGNFKGDDRILTINSQGEAKLVSFDLMNRFDDEYLILEKWKPEQPITCIYFDGEKDKYFVKRFLLEATPNVQSFFSNENPKSFLEFVTTEIGAIAELVYPKIKDKQKDPETVDLDEFITVKGIKAIGNQLTRDKVKNINITIPEPPEIIEEEPEVEEISDEDLDDDGGTIGSLFDEDITE, encoded by the coding sequence ATGGAAGAAAGTACACATCACGAGGAAAGCCTGAAAAAAGTTTCAGGGCTGTATAAAGATTGGTTTCTGGATTATGCGTCCTACGTTATTTTGGATCGTGCGATTCCTTCTATTTTTGATGGATTCAAGCCGGTTCAGCGTAGGATTATGCACTCGATGCGTGAGTTGGAAGATGGCCGTTACAACAAAGTGGCAAATGTCGTTGGAAACACGATGAAGTACCATCCACACGGCGATGCGTCTATCACAGATGCAATGGTGCAATTGGGGCAGAAGGAATTATTGATTGACACTCAGGGAAACTGGGGAAATATTTATACAGGAGATTCTGCGGCAGCGGCAAGATATATTGAGGCAAGATTGACGCCTTTTGCGCTAGATGTTGTCTTCAACCCAAAAACCACGCATTGGACCAAATCTTATGATGGCAGAAACAACGAGCCGATCGACCTTCCAGTAAAATTTCCATTGTTGCTAGCACAAGGAGTCGAAGGAATTGGCGTTGGACTTTCCACGAAGATCATGCCTCATAATTTCAATGAGTTGATCACAGCTTCCATTCTGTATCTTAAAGGCAAAAAGTTCGAATTGTTTCCAGATTTCTTGACGGAAGGAATGTTGGATGTTACCAATTACAACGACGGAAAACGTGGCGGAAAAATCCGAGCCAGAGCCAGAATCACCCAAAAAGACAAGCACACACTTACCATCACAGAATTGCCTTTCTCCAAAAACACTGGCGATTTGATTGACAGTATCATTAAGGCTAATGAACGTGGGAAAATCAAAATCAAAAAAATTGAGGACAACACGTCCGATTTGGTGGAGATCAATATCCATCTTCATCCCGATGTTTCGCCTGACAAAACGATTGACGCACTTTACGCATTCACAGATTGCGAAGTTCCGATTTCGCCAAATGCCTGCGTAATTGTTGGCGACAAACCAATGTTCCTCGCAGTTTCGGATATTCTGAAGCACAACACAGACCACACGGTTTCCCTATTGAAAAGGGAATTGGAAATCGAGCTTCACGAGTTGCAGGAAAACTGGCATTTTTCTTCATTGGAAAGAATCTTCATCGAGAACAGAATTTACCACGACATCGAGGAAGTAAAATCTTGGGAAGATGTGATCTCGACAATCGATGAAGGTTTGAAACCGCACACCAAACATTTGCTGAGAGCCGTTACAGAGGAAGATATTCTAAGATTGACGGAAATCCGAATCAAGCGAATTTCACGTTTCGACCTGGATAAATTTAAAGAAAATATTCTAGCATTAGAAGGAAAAATTGAGCAGGTCAAGCACCATTTGGAGAACTTAATCGTGTATGCAATCGATTATTACACCAATATCCAAAAGAAATACGGAAAAGGAAAAGAAAGAAAAACCGAACTGAGGATTTTCGATACGATCGATGCAAGTAAAGTAGCAGTTGCAAACGAAAAATTCTACGTCAATCGCGAAGAAGGTTTCATCGGAACTTCACTCAAAAAAGACGAATTCCTGTTCGACTGTTCTGATATAGACGATATCATCACCTTCCAAAAAGACGGAACAATGAAGGTCGTAAAAGTAGAAGGCAAAACCTTCATCGGAAAAAATATCGTCCACGTTGCTGTTTGGAAAAAGAACGACAAGCGCACGGTTTACAATTCCATCTATCGTGAAGGTCGCGAAGGTCCTTATTATATGAAACGTTTCTCGGTGACTGGCGTTACCAGAAACACAGATTACAAATTGGCGTCTGACAAAAAAGGTTCAGAAATGCTCTATTTTTCTGCTAATCCAAACGGTGAAGCGGAAGTCGTTTCTGTACTATTGAAACCAAATGCCAGAGTCAGAAAAAACAAAATTGATATTGATTTCTCAGAAATTGCCATCAAAGGAAGAGATTCCAAAGGAAATCTGGTGACAAAATATGCAGTCAAAAAAGTCGATTTGAAAGAAGAAGGCGTTTCCACATTAGCACCAAGAAAAATTTGGTTCGATGATTCCGTAAGACGTCTCAATGCTGATGGACGAGGAACTTTACTCGGAAATTTCAAAGGCGACGACAGAATTTTGACCATCAATTCCCAAGGCGAAGCAAAATTAGTTTCATTCGACTTGATGAACCGTTTCGATGACGAATATCTGATCCTCGAAAAATGGAAACCAGAACAGCCAATCACCTGTATTTATTTCGATGGCGAGAAGGACAAATATTTCGTAAAACGTTTCCTACTGGAAGCTACACCAAATGTTCAATCGTTCTTCAGCAACGAAAACCCGAAATCCTTCTTGGAATTTGTGACGACAGAAATTGGTGCCATTGCAGAATTGGTCTATCCAAAAATCAAAGACAAACAAAAAGATCCAGAAACAGTAGATTTAGACGAGTTTATTACGGTGAAAGGAATCAAAGCAATTGGAAATCAATTAACTAGAGATAAAGTTAAAAATATCAACATCACCATTCCAGAACCACCCGAAATCATAGAAGAAGAACCGGAGGTAGAAGAAATATCAGATGAAGATCTGGACGACGACGGCGGAACCATCGGAAGTCTTTTCGACGAAGATATCACTGAATAA